A single Macaca fascicularis isolate 582-1 chromosome 13, T2T-MFA8v1.1 DNA region contains:
- the CNGA3 gene encoding cyclic nucleotide-gated channel alpha-3 isoform X2, whose protein sequence is MAKINTQYSHSSRTHLRVKPSDRDLDRAENGLSRAHSPGEETSSALQPGITVETRGLAESGQGSFTGQELARLSRLIFWLRRWAVRHVHHHDQGLDPFPDRSRGAELKEVSSQESNTQANVGSQEPADRGRRKKTKKKDAIVVDPSSNLYYRWLTAIALPVFYNWCLLICRACFDELQSEYLMLWLLLDYSADVLYALDALVRARTGFLEQGLMVSDTNRLWQHYKTTMQFKLDVLSLVPTDLAYLKVGMNYPELRFNRLLKFSRLFEFFDRTETRTNYPNIFRIGNLVLYILVIIHWNACIYFAISKFIGFGTDSWVYPNISIPEHGRLSRKYIYSLYWSTLTLTTIGETPPPVKDEEYLFVVIDFLVGVLIFATIVGNVGSMISNMNASRAEFQAKIDSIKQYMQFRKVTKDLETRVIRWFDYLWANKKTVDEKEVLKSLPDKLKAEIAINVHLDTLKKVRIFQDCEAGLLVELVLKLRPTVFSPGDYICKKGDIGKEMYIINEGKLAVVADDGVTQFVVLSDGSYFGEISILNIKGSKSGNRRTANIRSIGYSDLFCLSKDDLMEALTEYPEAKKALEEKGRQILMKDNLIDEELARAGADPKDLEEKVEQLGSSLDTLQTRFARLLAEYNATQMKMKQRLSQLESQVKGGGDNPLADGDVPGDATKTEDKQQ, encoded by the exons ATGGCCAAGATCAACACCCAATACTCCCACTCCTCCAGGACCCACCTCAGGGTAAAGCCCTCAGACCGAGATCTCGATCGTGCTGAAAATGGCCTCAGTAG AGCCCACTCGCCAGGCGAGGAGACATCGTCAGCGCTGCAGCCGGGGATCACCGTGGAGACCAGAGGACTGGCTGAGTCCGGGCAGGGCTCCTTCACCGGCCAGGAGCTTGCCAG GCTCTCGCGCCTCATCTTCTGGCTGCGCAGGTGGGCTGTCAGGCACGTGCACCACCACGACCAGGGACTGGACCCTTTTCCTGATCGTTCCCGTGGAGCTGAGCTTAAGGAGGTGTCCAGCCAAGAAAGCAATACCCAGGCAAACGTGGGCAGCCAGGAGCCAGCAGACAGAGGGAGAAG GAAGAAGACGAAGAAGAAGGATGCGATCGTGGTGGACCCCTCCAGCAACCTGTACTACCGCTGGCTGACCGCCATCGCCCTGCCTGTCTTTTATAACTGGTGTCTGCTTATTTGCAG GGCCTGCTTCGATGAGCTGCAGTCAGAGTACCTGATGCTGTGGCTGCTCCTGGACTACTCGGCAGATGTCCTGTATGCCTTGGATGCGCTCGTGCGAGCTCGGACAG GTTTTCTTGAGCAAGGCTTAATGGTCAGTGATACCAACAGGCTGTGGCAGCATTACAAGACGACCATGCAATTCAAGCTGGATGTGTTATCCCTGGTCCCCACCGACCTGGCTTACTTAAAGGTGGGCATGAACTACCCAGAACTGAGGTTCAACCGCCTACTGAAGTTTTCCCGGCTCTTTGAATTCTTTGACCGCACAGAGACGAGGACCAACTACCCCAATATATTCAGGATTGGGAACTTGGTCTTGTACATTCTCGTCATCATCCACTGGAATGCCTGCATCTACTTTGCTATTTCCAAGTTCATTGGTTTTGGGACAGACTCCTGGGTCTACCCAAACATCTCAATCCCAGAGCATGGGCGCCTCTCCAGGAAGTACATTTACAGCCTCTACTGGTCCACCTTGACCCTTACCACCATCGGTGAGACCCCACCCCCTGTGAAAGACGAGGAGTATCTCTTTGTGGTCATAGACTTCTTGGTGGGCGTTCTGATTTTTGCCACCATTGTGGGCAATGTGGGCTCCATGATCTCGAATATGAACGCCTCGCGGGCAGAGTTCCAGGCCAAGATCGACTCCATCAAGCAGTACATGCAGTTCCGCAAGGTGACGAAGGACTTGGAGACGCGGGTTATCCGGTGGTTTGACTACCTGTGGGCCAACAAGAAGACGGTGGATGAGAAGGAGGTGCTGAAGAGCCTCCCAGACAAGCTGAAGGCCGAGATCGCCATCAACGTGCACCTGGATACGCTGAAGAAGGTTCGCATCTTCCAGGACTGTGAAGCGGGGCTGCTGGTGGAGCTGGTGCTAAAGCTGCGGCCCACTGTTTTCAGCCCTGGGGATTATATCTGCAAGAAGGGAGACATTGGGAAGGAGATGTACATCATCAATGAGGGCAAGCTGGCCGTGGTGGCCGATGATGGGGTCACCCAGTTCGTGGTCCTCAGCGATGGCAGCTACTTCGGGGAGATCAGCATCCTGAACATCAAGGGGAGCAAATCGGGGAACCGCAGGACGGCCAACATCCGCAGCATCGGCTACTCAGACCTGTTTTGCCTCTCCAAGGACGATCTCATGGAGGCCCTCACCGAGTACCCCGAAGCCAAGAAGGCCCTGGAGGAGAAAGGACGGCAGATCCTGATGAAGGACAACCTGATTGATGAGGAGCTGGCCAGGGCGGGGGCGGACCCCAAGGACCTTGAGGAGAAGGTGGAGCAGCTGGGGTCCTCCCTGGACACCCTGCAGACGAGGTTTGCACGCCTCCTGGCTGAGTACAACGCCACCCAGATGAAGATGAAGCAGCGTCTCAGCCAACTGGAGAGCCAGGTGAAGGGTGGTGGGGACAACCCCCTGGCCGATGGGGACGTTCCCGGGGATGCTACAAAAACAGAGGACAAGCAACAGTGA
- the CNGA3 gene encoding cyclic nucleotide-gated channel alpha-3 isoform X3: MAKINTQYSHSSRTHLRVKPSDRDLDRAENGLSRLSRLIFWLRRWAVRHVHHHDQGLDPFPDRSRGAELKEVSSQESNTQANVGSQEPADRGRSAWPLAKRNTNTSNNTEEEKKTKKKDAIVVDPSSNLYYRWLTAIALPVFYNWCLLICRACFDELQSEYLMLWLLLDYSADVLYALDALVRARTGFLEQGLMVSDTNRLWQHYKTTMQFKLDVLSLVPTDLAYLKVGMNYPELRFNRLLKFSRLFEFFDRTETRTNYPNIFRIGNLVLYILVIIHWNACIYFAISKFIGFGTDSWVYPNISIPEHGRLSRKYIYSLYWSTLTLTTIGETPPPVKDEEYLFVVIDFLVGVLIFATIVGNVGSMISNMNASRAEFQAKIDSIKQYMQFRKVTKDLETRVIRWFDYLWANKKTVDEKEVLKSLPDKLKAEIAINVHLDTLKKVRIFQDCEAGLLVELVLKLRPTVFSPGDYICKKGDIGKEMYIINEGKLAVVADDGVTQFVVLSDGSYFGEISILNIKGSKSGNRRTANIRSIGYSDLFCLSKDDLMEALTEYPEAKKALEEKGRQILMKDNLIDEELARAGADPKDLEEKVEQLGSSLDTLQTRFARLLAEYNATQMKMKQRLSQLESQVKGGGDNPLADGDVPGDATKTEDKQQ, translated from the exons ATGGCCAAGATCAACACCCAATACTCCCACTCCTCCAGGACCCACCTCAGGGTAAAGCCCTCAGACCGAGATCTCGATCGTGCTGAAAATGGCCTCAGTAG GCTCTCGCGCCTCATCTTCTGGCTGCGCAGGTGGGCTGTCAGGCACGTGCACCACCACGACCAGGGACTGGACCCTTTTCCTGATCGTTCCCGTGGAGCTGAGCTTAAGGAGGTGTCCAGCCAAGAAAGCAATACCCAGGCAAACGTGGGCAGCCAGGAGCCAGCAGACAGAGGGAGAAG TGCCTGGCCCCTGGCCAAACGCAACACTAACACCAGCAACAACACGGAGGAGGA GAAGAAGACGAAGAAGAAGGATGCGATCGTGGTGGACCCCTCCAGCAACCTGTACTACCGCTGGCTGACCGCCATCGCCCTGCCTGTCTTTTATAACTGGTGTCTGCTTATTTGCAG GGCCTGCTTCGATGAGCTGCAGTCAGAGTACCTGATGCTGTGGCTGCTCCTGGACTACTCGGCAGATGTCCTGTATGCCTTGGATGCGCTCGTGCGAGCTCGGACAG GTTTTCTTGAGCAAGGCTTAATGGTCAGTGATACCAACAGGCTGTGGCAGCATTACAAGACGACCATGCAATTCAAGCTGGATGTGTTATCCCTGGTCCCCACCGACCTGGCTTACTTAAAGGTGGGCATGAACTACCCAGAACTGAGGTTCAACCGCCTACTGAAGTTTTCCCGGCTCTTTGAATTCTTTGACCGCACAGAGACGAGGACCAACTACCCCAATATATTCAGGATTGGGAACTTGGTCTTGTACATTCTCGTCATCATCCACTGGAATGCCTGCATCTACTTTGCTATTTCCAAGTTCATTGGTTTTGGGACAGACTCCTGGGTCTACCCAAACATCTCAATCCCAGAGCATGGGCGCCTCTCCAGGAAGTACATTTACAGCCTCTACTGGTCCACCTTGACCCTTACCACCATCGGTGAGACCCCACCCCCTGTGAAAGACGAGGAGTATCTCTTTGTGGTCATAGACTTCTTGGTGGGCGTTCTGATTTTTGCCACCATTGTGGGCAATGTGGGCTCCATGATCTCGAATATGAACGCCTCGCGGGCAGAGTTCCAGGCCAAGATCGACTCCATCAAGCAGTACATGCAGTTCCGCAAGGTGACGAAGGACTTGGAGACGCGGGTTATCCGGTGGTTTGACTACCTGTGGGCCAACAAGAAGACGGTGGATGAGAAGGAGGTGCTGAAGAGCCTCCCAGACAAGCTGAAGGCCGAGATCGCCATCAACGTGCACCTGGATACGCTGAAGAAGGTTCGCATCTTCCAGGACTGTGAAGCGGGGCTGCTGGTGGAGCTGGTGCTAAAGCTGCGGCCCACTGTTTTCAGCCCTGGGGATTATATCTGCAAGAAGGGAGACATTGGGAAGGAGATGTACATCATCAATGAGGGCAAGCTGGCCGTGGTGGCCGATGATGGGGTCACCCAGTTCGTGGTCCTCAGCGATGGCAGCTACTTCGGGGAGATCAGCATCCTGAACATCAAGGGGAGCAAATCGGGGAACCGCAGGACGGCCAACATCCGCAGCATCGGCTACTCAGACCTGTTTTGCCTCTCCAAGGACGATCTCATGGAGGCCCTCACCGAGTACCCCGAAGCCAAGAAGGCCCTGGAGGAGAAAGGACGGCAGATCCTGATGAAGGACAACCTGATTGATGAGGAGCTGGCCAGGGCGGGGGCGGACCCCAAGGACCTTGAGGAGAAGGTGGAGCAGCTGGGGTCCTCCCTGGACACCCTGCAGACGAGGTTTGCACGCCTCCTGGCTGAGTACAACGCCACCCAGATGAAGATGAAGCAGCGTCTCAGCCAACTGGAGAGCCAGGTGAAGGGTGGTGGGGACAACCCCCTGGCCGATGGGGACGTTCCCGGGGATGCTACAAAAACAGAGGACAAGCAACAGTGA
- the CNGA3 gene encoding cyclic nucleotide-gated channel alpha-3 isoform X1 gives MAKINTQYSHSSRTHLRVKPSDRDLDRAENGLSRAHSPGEETSSALQPGITVETRGLAESGQGSFTGQELARLSRLIFWLRRWAVRHVHHHDQGLDPFPDRSRGAELKEVSSQESNTQANVGSQEPADRGRSAWPLAKRNTNTSNNTEEEKKTKKKDAIVVDPSSNLYYRWLTAIALPVFYNWCLLICRACFDELQSEYLMLWLLLDYSADVLYALDALVRARTGFLEQGLMVSDTNRLWQHYKTTMQFKLDVLSLVPTDLAYLKVGMNYPELRFNRLLKFSRLFEFFDRTETRTNYPNIFRIGNLVLYILVIIHWNACIYFAISKFIGFGTDSWVYPNISIPEHGRLSRKYIYSLYWSTLTLTTIGETPPPVKDEEYLFVVIDFLVGVLIFATIVGNVGSMISNMNASRAEFQAKIDSIKQYMQFRKVTKDLETRVIRWFDYLWANKKTVDEKEVLKSLPDKLKAEIAINVHLDTLKKVRIFQDCEAGLLVELVLKLRPTVFSPGDYICKKGDIGKEMYIINEGKLAVVADDGVTQFVVLSDGSYFGEISILNIKGSKSGNRRTANIRSIGYSDLFCLSKDDLMEALTEYPEAKKALEEKGRQILMKDNLIDEELARAGADPKDLEEKVEQLGSSLDTLQTRFARLLAEYNATQMKMKQRLSQLESQVKGGGDNPLADGDVPGDATKTEDKQQ, from the exons ATGGCCAAGATCAACACCCAATACTCCCACTCCTCCAGGACCCACCTCAGGGTAAAGCCCTCAGACCGAGATCTCGATCGTGCTGAAAATGGCCTCAGTAG AGCCCACTCGCCAGGCGAGGAGACATCGTCAGCGCTGCAGCCGGGGATCACCGTGGAGACCAGAGGACTGGCTGAGTCCGGGCAGGGCTCCTTCACCGGCCAGGAGCTTGCCAG GCTCTCGCGCCTCATCTTCTGGCTGCGCAGGTGGGCTGTCAGGCACGTGCACCACCACGACCAGGGACTGGACCCTTTTCCTGATCGTTCCCGTGGAGCTGAGCTTAAGGAGGTGTCCAGCCAAGAAAGCAATACCCAGGCAAACGTGGGCAGCCAGGAGCCAGCAGACAGAGGGAGAAG TGCCTGGCCCCTGGCCAAACGCAACACTAACACCAGCAACAACACGGAGGAGGA GAAGAAGACGAAGAAGAAGGATGCGATCGTGGTGGACCCCTCCAGCAACCTGTACTACCGCTGGCTGACCGCCATCGCCCTGCCTGTCTTTTATAACTGGTGTCTGCTTATTTGCAG GGCCTGCTTCGATGAGCTGCAGTCAGAGTACCTGATGCTGTGGCTGCTCCTGGACTACTCGGCAGATGTCCTGTATGCCTTGGATGCGCTCGTGCGAGCTCGGACAG GTTTTCTTGAGCAAGGCTTAATGGTCAGTGATACCAACAGGCTGTGGCAGCATTACAAGACGACCATGCAATTCAAGCTGGATGTGTTATCCCTGGTCCCCACCGACCTGGCTTACTTAAAGGTGGGCATGAACTACCCAGAACTGAGGTTCAACCGCCTACTGAAGTTTTCCCGGCTCTTTGAATTCTTTGACCGCACAGAGACGAGGACCAACTACCCCAATATATTCAGGATTGGGAACTTGGTCTTGTACATTCTCGTCATCATCCACTGGAATGCCTGCATCTACTTTGCTATTTCCAAGTTCATTGGTTTTGGGACAGACTCCTGGGTCTACCCAAACATCTCAATCCCAGAGCATGGGCGCCTCTCCAGGAAGTACATTTACAGCCTCTACTGGTCCACCTTGACCCTTACCACCATCGGTGAGACCCCACCCCCTGTGAAAGACGAGGAGTATCTCTTTGTGGTCATAGACTTCTTGGTGGGCGTTCTGATTTTTGCCACCATTGTGGGCAATGTGGGCTCCATGATCTCGAATATGAACGCCTCGCGGGCAGAGTTCCAGGCCAAGATCGACTCCATCAAGCAGTACATGCAGTTCCGCAAGGTGACGAAGGACTTGGAGACGCGGGTTATCCGGTGGTTTGACTACCTGTGGGCCAACAAGAAGACGGTGGATGAGAAGGAGGTGCTGAAGAGCCTCCCAGACAAGCTGAAGGCCGAGATCGCCATCAACGTGCACCTGGATACGCTGAAGAAGGTTCGCATCTTCCAGGACTGTGAAGCGGGGCTGCTGGTGGAGCTGGTGCTAAAGCTGCGGCCCACTGTTTTCAGCCCTGGGGATTATATCTGCAAGAAGGGAGACATTGGGAAGGAGATGTACATCATCAATGAGGGCAAGCTGGCCGTGGTGGCCGATGATGGGGTCACCCAGTTCGTGGTCCTCAGCGATGGCAGCTACTTCGGGGAGATCAGCATCCTGAACATCAAGGGGAGCAAATCGGGGAACCGCAGGACGGCCAACATCCGCAGCATCGGCTACTCAGACCTGTTTTGCCTCTCCAAGGACGATCTCATGGAGGCCCTCACCGAGTACCCCGAAGCCAAGAAGGCCCTGGAGGAGAAAGGACGGCAGATCCTGATGAAGGACAACCTGATTGATGAGGAGCTGGCCAGGGCGGGGGCGGACCCCAAGGACCTTGAGGAGAAGGTGGAGCAGCTGGGGTCCTCCCTGGACACCCTGCAGACGAGGTTTGCACGCCTCCTGGCTGAGTACAACGCCACCCAGATGAAGATGAAGCAGCGTCTCAGCCAACTGGAGAGCCAGGTGAAGGGTGGTGGGGACAACCCCCTGGCCGATGGGGACGTTCCCGGGGATGCTACAAAAACAGAGGACAAGCAACAGTGA